Proteins encoded in a region of the Leucoraja erinacea ecotype New England unplaced genomic scaffold, Leri_hhj_1 Leri_57S, whole genome shotgun sequence genome:
- the LOC129694210 gene encoding natural cytotoxicity triggering receptor 3-like isoform X1 translates to MAVDVWAIAVTFLLIAHALPGIESNKLVVSQTPASIRVVEGDNVNLSCYFQAQGVASYTWHKDCCLLDFKSQQYNKRTVTPDADRFKSKGDASIQIKNMSLLDAGIYRCNIDAMGRGKGAGSGTEVIVHEICGNANQATSSLPEWMWIAVTGGGAFLIILLLLVVIGVLARRNKAYAALVRECSSFDSAKEPIAAPRKRMTDHPNHQDAYLHCHGGESAPKRKRPPHPGRNVQ, encoded by the exons GTATTGAGTCGAATAAATTGGTAGTGTCTCAAACGCCAGCTTCAATTCGTGTAGTTGAAGGCGACAACGTGAATCTGAGCTGCTATTTTCAAGCACAAGGGGTAGCAAGTTATACGTGGCACAAGGATTGCTGCCTCCTGGATTTCAAGTCACAGCAATACAACAAAAGAACAGTAACACCCGATGCGGATCGATTTAAGTCCAAAGGCGATGCATCAATCCAGATTAAGAACATGTCGTTGCTAGACGCTGGAATATATCGTTGTAATATCGATGCCATGGGGAGAGGAAAAGGCGCTGGATCTGGCACTGAGGTCATTGTGCATG AGATATGCGGAAATGCAAACCAAGCAACAAGCTCCCTGCCTGAATGGATGTGGATTGCAGTCACGGGTGGAGGAGCATTCTTGATTATTCTGCTATTACTTGTAGTAATCGGAGTCCTCGCTCGACGTAATaaag CTTACGCGGCACTTGTTAG GGAATGCTCGTCTTTTGATTCTGCAAAAGAACCAA TAGCAGCGCCAAGAAAGAGAATGACCGACCATCCCAACCATCAG GACGCCTATTTGCATTGCCACGGTGGAGAGAGCGCGCCGAAGAGAAAGCGCCCCCCACATCCGGGACGGAATGTGCAGTAG
- the LOC129694210 gene encoding natural cytotoxicity triggering receptor 3-like isoform X2, whose amino-acid sequence MAVDVWAIAVTFLLIAHALPGIESNKLVVSQTPASIRVVEGDNVNLSCYFQAQGVASYTWHKDCCLLDFKSQQYNKRTVTPDADRFKSKGDASIQIKNMSLLDAGIYRCNIDAMGRGKGAGSGTEVIVHEICGNANQATSSLPEWMWIAVTGGGAFLIILLLLVVIGVLARRNKAYAALVRECSSFDSAKEPTAPRKRMTDHPNHQDAYLHCHGGESAPKRKRPPHPGRNVQ is encoded by the exons GTATTGAGTCGAATAAATTGGTAGTGTCTCAAACGCCAGCTTCAATTCGTGTAGTTGAAGGCGACAACGTGAATCTGAGCTGCTATTTTCAAGCACAAGGGGTAGCAAGTTATACGTGGCACAAGGATTGCTGCCTCCTGGATTTCAAGTCACAGCAATACAACAAAAGAACAGTAACACCCGATGCGGATCGATTTAAGTCCAAAGGCGATGCATCAATCCAGATTAAGAACATGTCGTTGCTAGACGCTGGAATATATCGTTGTAATATCGATGCCATGGGGAGAGGAAAAGGCGCTGGATCTGGCACTGAGGTCATTGTGCATG AGATATGCGGAAATGCAAACCAAGCAACAAGCTCCCTGCCTGAATGGATGTGGATTGCAGTCACGGGTGGAGGAGCATTCTTGATTATTCTGCTATTACTTGTAGTAATCGGAGTCCTCGCTCGACGTAATaaag CTTACGCGGCACTTGTTAG GGAATGCTCGTCTTTTGATTCTGCAAAAGAACCAA CAGCGCCAAGAAAGAGAATGACCGACCATCCCAACCATCAG GACGCCTATTTGCATTGCCACGGTGGAGAGAGCGCGCCGAAGAGAAAGCGCCCCCCACATCCGGGACGGAATGTGCAGTAG